Within the Rosa rugosa chromosome 2, drRosRugo1.1, whole genome shotgun sequence genome, the region GAAGACCAATTTATCAGCAAACAGAGTACCATCAGTAGCTATTTCATGGGGATTGAGCTTGATTCTTCATAGAAACAGTGGGAGATTACTCCGGATTGGATATGTAACCTTCTGcaatttgattttgtttcttctCGCCGCAGGAGGAAACTCTCCCTGAATCCGCTCTGGCATCGAAAGCCTTCCGCCTTCATCGACCGCGACCCCTCCCTCAAGTCCCTCATCTCCTGCCTCGACCTCGCCGCCAACCCCAACTCCCGATCCCTGCCGAACTCCGCTTCTCCTATCaccctccaccgccgccgccaacCTAACCCATCCTCTTCAATTTCTCAGCATCCAACCACCGAGCTCGAAGAAGAAGCAGACCTAGaagaagatttaaaaaaaaaaattggtgatgAGATTTAACATCAGGGTCATTTtggtcttttctctttcttttttttctgacTTGTTttccacgtcagcaaacagacggaactgttggatttttttgacggaagtatcacgttgatgccaatttaggtctttgggtatcacattgatacttttgagagttcgggtatcaaattggccttgacagaatagtttggggacggtagctgaatttttctccatTTTAAATATCTCTAATACTCTAATTAGTTGCGAATGTGCGCTTTCATGATTTACGAAATCTATATTGAtcataactaaaaaaaaaaatattgatgtaTGTTATTCTATAACTTATTTCGTATGAATGATTTGACATTTTCTTTGTATGAAGTGTCTATATTCGATAGTAATAGAATTTGAATGTTGTGTAAATTTTCGTTGAAATGGATTTGATTTTCATCCTGTTAGATCCAAATCCATTAACTATTGGATATTGACTGATAAGTTTAATCTAATGAACCAATAGAGGATGACAAGTCAGTATCGATTCCTAATGATCAAAATGATCACAGTGTTCATACAATTAGATGAAATAGTTTGTATAAATAGCCCAGTAGTCAACTGAGGTCttaaaattataaacaaaatcaTGATTGCGGCATTAACAAATGCAACTTCAAACATATCttaaattttaatatttttctgATTTATTGAACAATTAAAAACCATCCTGTTGGCTTGAAAAACTGACCTGTAGACTAATGGCGGTTGACCTGGGAGTTCAGACTTTGCCAAGTACATTGAAGACCATGTATGTACTCAATTGCATTACTTGTTCATGCTCTTGTTCATCTTTCTCTGAATACACATGACTAAAGAACCTATGACCATTTTCATgaaaaatttcattttcttctttgtttttgtcaCACGTTCGTTAAACTCTGTTTCGTTCTCCACTTCAGATGCTCAAGTGTATTTTGCTGATCATTGTGCTTCAATTGCTCCTCGCTACTCAACCCCACAAAGATATGCCGGACTTAATTCCTCTGTTCACCGCCTTACCGGTTTCTACTACAGTGCTGGTGAAACTAACATTCTTAGTCAGAACTCAATTGTATTCCGCTTCCGGAATGATGGAGCAGCGGATGAACAAGGCTTGTTCATGGTCCAAGGAAGTCTTCGATTTCCTAGTGACAGTACATATAACCTTGTGGGAAACTCTACAAGGAGCTGGCAATCCACTGACTTAAGAGTTCCATATGGACAGCGTCCCAGAAGCTTTAGGCTAGATGGGGTCTGGTCAGAATCTTCTGGGGAGCTTTGTATGGTTGGATCAGGTTCTAATTCCTCGGACCAAGGTAATTTACTGACCTTTCCTGTTGGTCTTAAACTACATAAACTCAAGAGTTCAAGTAGTCTTACTAGTTTAATTAGTGGCACCTTAGAGAGCTTGGTAACTTCTAAGAATGAACCAAATTATTTTGGACCAATCTCTATATCATTGCTTCCTTCCATGAACTACCAGTACACTTTTGTTTCAAACAAATCTCATAACAGCTATTCGGATGGAAGTGTTGTTCCCCCAAGTTCTTTAAAAATAGGGAGATTTTGCAGGGTATTCTCAAGAGCAATACTATTCCGTGAGTTACAACTGAGATATTCAAGCCATTGTGGTTCTGCAAAGAACTGCTCTCCTCTTGCTGTGTCTGATTTGCCTCGCGTCATGTCGTTGAATAATATTGAGTGTTTGGAGGATAGAAAAACGTTGCGACTTCTGGTAGATTTTGCAGCCAGTAGCATCAGTTACCAGAGGCCTTTCAATCCAACTACAACATTGGTTGCGGAAGGTTCATGGGATGCAAGGAAAAATCAGCTAAATGTTGTTGCTTGTCGGTTCGTGCATGCAAGAAATTCTTTGAGTCCTAGTCATGTGGGTGATTGTTCAACAAGATTGACCATGGGATTTCCTTCAATATGGACAATTGGAAATTCTAGCTGCATTGTGGGGAAAATTTGGAGCAACAAATCCGCGACAGAGGCAGGTTACTTCAAAAACATCACATTTGACAGTGCTCAAAGTGATTCATCTGTATTTCAAGGCCAGAGGTATGAGTATACCAAAATAGACAAAGCAACAAAGTTGTGCCCAAGAAAGAAGACTGATGCTGATGACAAGAACAACATTTATCCAAATCCTTTTTCTTATTACATGGGATTGGATATTACAGCCAACAGTTCTTCAGGAGAAGTTGGATGGGGCTATTCTGTCCCTCTCTCTGTTGATAACAAATTCTTCCAACCGTATTGGTACTCTCTGGAAGATGGAACTGAAGAATACCTTGGAGCTCCTGTGAGTGCTCCTGTGAGCGATAGAAACAACAATAGC harbors:
- the LOC133730914 gene encoding uncharacterized protein LOC133730914 codes for the protein MTKEPMTIFMKNFIFFFVFVTRSLNSVSFSTSDAQVYFADHCASIAPRYSTPQRYAGLNSSVHRLTGFYYSAGETNILSQNSIVFRFRNDGAADEQGLFMVQGSLRFPSDSTYNLVGNSTRSWQSTDLRVPYGQRPRSFRLDGVWSESSGELCMVGSGSNSSDQGNLLTFPVGLKLHKLKSSSSLTSLISGTLESLVTSKNEPNYFGPISISLLPSMNYQYTFVSNKSHNSYSDGSVVPPSSLKIGRFCRVFSRAILFRELQLRYSSHCGSAKNCSPLAVSDLPRVMSLNNIECLEDRKTLRLLVDFAASSISYQRPFNPTTTLVAEGSWDARKNQLNVVACRFVHARNSLSPSHVGDCSTRLTMGFPSIWTIGNSSCIVGKIWSNKSATEAGYFKNITFDSAQSDSSVFQGQRYEYTKIDKATKLCPRKKTDADDKNNIYPNPFSYYMGLDITANSSSGEVGWGYSVPLSVDNKFFQPYWYSLEDGTEEYLGAPVSAPVSDRNNNSNRYNISYRISIKAVDGVRFPSGVSQLNSLYEMGIFAEGIYDGRDGSLCMVGCRYLSSTSHQQPTYDSVDCEIVVNVQFPPTNPNSTYSGFIKGSIESTREMSDPLHFEGLDLTSAAVNVVEASQSIWRMDVEIILVVISNTLACVFGALQLFHVKRNPDVLPSISILMLYILALGYMIPLMLNFDALFTQHGSQTVFLGSGWLELNEVIVRVVTMVGFLLQIRLLQITMSAKSANGNQKELWAVEKLALFVALPVYVGGSLVALLLMNWRRNDIAVMVSSGQKHPILGTILKSCAGLFLDAFLFPQILLNMFSKSTEKALSVSFFVGTTLVRVLPHAYDLYRAHTSGHQLKDSYIYASPAADFYSTAWNVIIPFGGLLFAVIIYLQQRFGGCCILPQKFRELGEYDKVPIVTQAS